Proteins encoded by one window of Spirochaetota bacterium:
- a CDS encoding NCS2 family permease, whose product MNALDRFFKIGERGSSIRTEVLAGLTTFVTMAYIIFVQPAILSAGGMDFGAVLVATCLSSAIASVAMGLYANYPIALAPAMGENFFFSFVVIVAMGVPWDVALGIIFHSAVLFLILSLFKVREQIINAIPPSFKAGIAVGIGVFIAFIGLVYGGIVEKSPGGVLQLGKVQSVHVLLPFAGLLVMAALSRLRVRGAMLIGMLVTTLAALPLGIVQFHGFVSMPPSIEPTFLKMDLLTALRPEYWPLILVFLFMDLFDTVGTVVGVTQQAGLMREDGTVPKLREILITDSAASVLGAALGTSTVVTYIESSAGVQEGGRTGLTAVVAGLLFLAALFFEPLAKMLGGGFSPGEGAMTLYPVIAPALIFVGSMLLRNAARIDFSDITESLPAFLVVIGMPLTYSIADGLAFGFISYPIIKILTGRLRDVHPIMFALGVVFILRYAFL is encoded by the coding sequence ATGAACGCACTCGATCGCTTCTTTAAAATCGGCGAGCGCGGCTCGAGCATCCGCACCGAGGTCCTGGCCGGACTCACCACCTTCGTAACCATGGCGTACATCATATTCGTCCAACCGGCAATCCTCTCGGCCGGAGGCATGGACTTCGGCGCGGTGCTGGTCGCCACCTGCCTCTCGTCCGCTATCGCGAGCGTCGCGATGGGCCTGTACGCCAATTACCCGATCGCGCTCGCCCCGGCCATGGGCGAGAACTTCTTCTTCTCGTTCGTGGTGATCGTCGCAATGGGCGTCCCCTGGGACGTGGCGCTGGGCATCATCTTCCACTCGGCGGTGCTCTTTCTCATCCTCTCGCTCTTCAAGGTGCGCGAACAGATCATCAACGCCATCCCGCCGTCGTTCAAAGCCGGAATCGCCGTTGGAATCGGCGTTTTCATCGCCTTCATCGGCCTGGTGTACGGCGGTATCGTCGAGAAATCGCCGGGCGGAGTTCTTCAGCTTGGCAAAGTGCAGTCCGTCCATGTGCTGCTTCCCTTCGCGGGGCTGCTTGTAATGGCCGCGCTCTCGCGCCTGCGCGTGAGGGGGGCCATGCTTATCGGCATGCTCGTCACCACACTCGCGGCGCTGCCATTGGGCATCGTCCAGTTCCACGGCTTCGTGAGCATGCCCCCATCGATTGAGCCGACCTTTCTGAAGATGGACCTGTTGACGGCGCTACGGCCCGAGTACTGGCCGCTCATACTGGTCTTCCTCTTTATGGACCTCTTCGACACGGTGGGCACCGTGGTGGGCGTCACCCAGCAGGCCGGACTCATGAGGGAGGACGGTACGGTTCCGAAACTGCGCGAGATCCTCATCACCGATTCGGCCGCATCGGTGCTGGGCGCGGCTCTGGGGACCTCCACGGTGGTCACCTACATCGAGAGCTCTGCCGGCGTGCAGGAGGGCGGGCGCACGGGCCTTACCGCGGTGGTGGCGGGACTTCTGTTCCTCGCGGCGCTCTTCTTCGAGCCGCTTGCGAAAATGCTCGGCGGCGGGTTTTCGCCGGGCGAGGGAGCCATGACGCTCTACCCGGTCATCGCGCCGGCGCTCATCTTTGTTGGTTCCATGCTCCTGCGAAACGCCGCGCGTATCGACTTCTCCGACATCACCGAGTCGCTGCCGGCGTTTCTGGTGGTGATCGGGATGCCGCTCACCTACTCGATCGCCGACGGACTTGCGTTCGGGTTCATTTCTTACCCGATTATCAAGATACTCACCGGCAGGCTCAGGGACGTGCATCCCATCATGTTTGCGCTCGGCGTGGTATTTATTCTGAGGTACGCGTTTTTATAG
- a CDS encoding alpha/beta hydrolase translates to MAIRIKSCATPVGELKYRMAEGGSAPPIIFIHGAAGDSRQFHYQLEYFRGKRTVVAVDLPGHGRSAIETLPSMADYVGAVAAVVEAEKVGRCVLAGHSMGGGIILEAYRSFPEKIAGLVFLNTGAKLPVSDLVFDFLDKDFKVFCEFLVKLSYSKALPEEVRQMVLKEAQSLDPVRVKNDFRICASFDYTSMLKEVGVPSIVLACTGDKMVPLDVSRTLAAGMPGARLEVCEGEGHLSYFERHEEVNERIAEFIESLNA, encoded by the coding sequence ATGGCTATACGGATCAAGAGTTGCGCGACACCAGTCGGCGAACTGAAATACCGGATGGCGGAGGGAGGAAGCGCCCCTCCCATCATTTTCATCCATGGGGCGGCCGGAGATTCGCGCCAGTTTCATTACCAGCTCGAGTATTTCAGGGGAAAGAGGACGGTTGTCGCGGTCGACCTTCCCGGGCACGGCAGGTCGGCGATCGAGACACTTCCATCGATGGCGGACTATGTCGGCGCCGTCGCGGCAGTCGTGGAGGCCGAAAAAGTCGGTCGCTGCGTACTCGCGGGTCATTCAATGGGAGGCGGTATCATCCTGGAGGCGTACCGATCTTTTCCTGAAAAAATAGCGGGCCTTGTTTTTCTCAACACCGGGGCGAAGCTTCCCGTGTCGGATCTCGTATTCGATTTTCTCGATAAGGATTTCAAGGTCTTTTGCGAATTTCTCGTTAAGCTATCATACAGCAAGGCGCTTCCCGAGGAGGTGCGCCAGATGGTGCTTAAGGAGGCCCAGTCGCTCGATCCCGTCCGGGTGAAGAATGATTTCCGCATCTGTGCGTCTTTCGATTACACGAGTATGCTGAAGGAAGTCGGCGTCCCATCTATCGTACTCGCCTGTACCGGCGATAAAATGGTGCCCCTCGACGTGTCCAGGACGCTCGCGGCGGGGATGCCCGGCGCGCGACTGGAGGTGTGTGAAGGAGAGGGCCACCTGTCCTATTTCGAACGGCATGAGGAGGTTAACGAAAGGATTGCCGAATTTATCGAAAGCCTTAATGCTTGA
- a CDS encoding TetR/AcrR family transcriptional regulator, with product MNKKERGELIVECAKRLFVRKGFHGVTASDIIEEARIARSTFYAHFPGRMEIFQILVDRYSAILLDSIMGINISRAGDNAPLSAQIREMSAGLVDAIDRNRDLTLLLITAPLGHDDQFDRSVSDFFSKILSAIRQLLAEGMEGRTIRKLDPDTISYVILGSIKQILLQWLVYREIDDIHAALDDITEYTLFGIAALSPAKTL from the coding sequence ATGAACAAGAAAGAGCGCGGCGAACTGATCGTCGAATGCGCAAAGCGGCTCTTCGTGCGCAAGGGCTTTCATGGCGTGACGGCGAGCGACATCATCGAAGAGGCGCGCATCGCCCGCAGCACCTTTTACGCGCACTTTCCCGGCAGGATGGAGATATTCCAGATCCTTGTCGACCGCTACTCCGCGATCCTCCTTGACTCCATTATGGGCATAAACATCTCCCGCGCCGGGGACAACGCGCCGCTCTCCGCGCAGATCCGCGAAATGAGCGCAGGCCTCGTCGACGCCATCGACCGGAACCGCGACCTCACGCTCCTGCTCATCACCGCTCCGCTGGGCCACGACGACCAGTTCGACCGGAGCGTTTCCGATTTCTTTTCGAAGATACTGTCGGCCATACGACAGCTTTTGGCGGAGGGAATGGAGGGCCGCACCATACGGAAGCTCGATCCCGACACCATATCGTACGTCATCCTCGGCAGTATAAAGCAGATACTGCTGCAATGGCTTGTTTACCGGGAGATTGACGACATACACGCAGCGCTCGACGACATCACCGAATACACGCTCTTCGGCATTGCCGCCCTGTCGCCGGCGAAAACGCTTTGA
- the tpiA gene encoding triose-phosphate isomerase yields the protein MARKKIFAGNWKMYTMLGEALALVRGIIEGLNESPGRGVIVFAPAVHLREVAALCAGSAVMAGAQNMYFEREGAFTGEISPAMVKNAGASWILIGHSERRQVFHETDDDVRKKLRAALAEGLFPMVCVGELLEERESGRSEDVVRVQTERAFEGLSKDEAASVVIAYEPVWAIGTGKVATPDIAQSMHRYIRSVVAGKFGEAVAADMPILYGGSVKPDNIAGLYAMDDIDGALVGGASLKAASFLEIARVK from the coding sequence ATGGCACGAAAAAAGATTTTCGCCGGAAACTGGAAGATGTACACCATGCTCGGGGAGGCGCTCGCCCTCGTGCGCGGAATAATCGAGGGACTCAATGAGTCGCCCGGGCGCGGGGTGATCGTCTTTGCGCCCGCGGTGCATTTGCGGGAGGTTGCGGCCCTCTGCGCGGGAAGCGCCGTTATGGCGGGCGCGCAGAACATGTATTTCGAGAGGGAGGGGGCCTTCACCGGGGAGATCTCGCCGGCCATGGTGAAAAACGCGGGAGCGAGCTGGATACTCATCGGCCACTCGGAGCGGCGTCAGGTTTTCCATGAGACCGACGACGACGTGCGAAAGAAGCTGCGCGCCGCGCTCGCCGAAGGGCTTTTTCCCATGGTGTGCGTCGGCGAGCTTCTGGAGGAGCGCGAGTCGGGCCGCTCCGAAGACGTGGTGCGCGTACAGACCGAAAGGGCCTTCGAGGGCCTCTCGAAGGACGAGGCCGCCTCGGTCGTCATCGCCTACGAACCGGTATGGGCGATCGGCACCGGGAAGGTCGCCACACCCGATATCGCCCAGTCCATGCACCGGTATATCCGAAGCGTCGTCGCCGGGAAGTTCGGCGAGGCCGTCGCCGCCGACATGCCGATCCTGTACGGCGGTTCGGTAAAGCCCGACAACATAGCCGGGCTTTACGCCATGGATGACATCGACGGCGCGCTGGTAGGCGGGGCCTCGCTCAAGGCCGCTTCGTTTCTCGAAATCGCGCGCGTCAAGTAG
- the gap gene encoding type I glyceraldehyde-3-phosphate dehydrogenase, whose amino-acid sequence MSVKIGINGFGRIGRNILRIIMQEKELYGDIEVAGINDLTDAATLAHLFKYDSVFGIFKGGVSHTENEIIVDGKKIRIHSEKEPGLLPWKADGVEVVIESTGRFTEKAKAVAHMEAGAKKVIITAPAKGEDITIVLGVNEDKYKAAEHHVISNASCTTNCLAPVVKVLHDSFGIEKGLMTTIHSYTNDQRILDFPHNDLRRARAAALSMIPTTTGAAKAVTLVIPELKGKLDGLAVRVPTPNVSLVDFVCTVRKSTSKEDVLAALKAAAGGKLKGYLDVCMEPLVSVDFLGNPHSSIVDGQSIFTVDGTLVKVLSWYDNEWGYSKRVVDLVKYVMK is encoded by the coding sequence ATGAGCGTAAAAATAGGCATAAACGGTTTTGGAAGAATCGGCAGAAATATCCTGCGCATCATCATGCAGGAGAAGGAGCTTTACGGCGACATCGAGGTAGCGGGAATCAACGACCTGACCGACGCCGCCACGCTCGCGCACCTCTTCAAGTATGATTCGGTCTTCGGCATTTTTAAAGGAGGGGTTTCGCATACCGAAAACGAGATCATAGTTGACGGGAAAAAGATACGCATCCATTCCGAGAAGGAGCCAGGGCTTCTGCCATGGAAGGCGGACGGTGTCGAGGTGGTGATAGAATCGACCGGCAGGTTTACCGAGAAGGCGAAGGCCGTGGCGCATATGGAGGCCGGGGCAAAAAAGGTCATCATCACCGCGCCGGCGAAGGGTGAGGACATCACCATTGTGCTCGGGGTTAACGAGGACAAGTACAAGGCCGCGGAGCATCACGTCATATCCAATGCGTCCTGCACCACCAACTGTCTCGCCCCCGTGGTCAAGGTGCTTCATGACTCCTTCGGTATCGAGAAGGGCCTGATGACCACCATACACTCATACACCAACGATCAGCGCATTCTCGACTTTCCGCACAATGACCTGCGCAGGGCGCGCGCGGCCGCACTGTCGATGATTCCCACCACCACGGGCGCGGCGAAGGCGGTGACGCTCGTCATCCCCGAGCTCAAGGGCAAGCTCGACGGCCTCGCCGTCCGCGTGCCAACCCCCAACGTATCGCTGGTGGACTTTGTCTGCACGGTCAGGAAGTCGACATCGAAAGAGGATGTGCTCGCCGCGCTCAAAGCGGCGGCCGGCGGCAAGCTGAAGGGTTACCTCGATGTCTGCATGGAGCCGCTGGTGTCGGTTGATTTCCTGGGCAATCCGCACTCCTCGATCGTGGACGGTCAGTCGATTTTCACGGTCGACGGCACCCTGGTGAAGGTGCTTTCGTGGTACGACAACGAGTGGGGCTATTCGAAGCGGGTGGTCGATCTCGTGAAGTACGTGATGAAATAG
- a CDS encoding adenine phosphoribosyltransferase, producing MSIKSKIRTIPDFPKKGIMFRDITTLLKDAEGLREVIDSFVERYREMPIDVVVGLEARGFILGGAVAYRLGKGFVPVRKKGKLPYKTERHEYELEYGTDIIEMHVDAIKPGDRVLIVDDLLATGGTAMAATKLIEKLGGAVVEMAFIVDLPDVGGRAKIKEAGHRMFALCEFEGD from the coding sequence ATGTCCATCAAATCGAAAATCCGCACCATCCCCGATTTTCCGAAAAAGGGGATCATGTTCCGCGACATCACCACGCTCCTTAAAGATGCCGAGGGCCTGCGCGAGGTGATCGACTCTTTCGTCGAGCGATACCGGGAAATGCCCATCGATGTCGTGGTAGGGCTCGAGGCGCGCGGGTTCATCCTGGGCGGAGCGGTTGCGTACAGGCTGGGGAAAGGCTTCGTCCCCGTGCGGAAAAAAGGAAAGCTTCCATATAAGACCGAGCGCCACGAGTACGAACTCGAGTACGGCACCGACATCATCGAGATGCACGTCGATGCGATCAAACCCGGAGACCGCGTGCTGATCGTCGACGACCTGCTCGCCACCGGCGGCACGGCCATGGCCGCGACGAAGCTCATCGAGAAGCTGGGCGGCGCCGTGGTCGAAATGGCGTTCATCGTCGACCTTCCCGACGTGGGCGGGCGCGCTAAGATAAAAGAGGCGGGCCACAGGATGTTCGCCCTCTGTGAGTTTGAGGGGGATTGA